TAAATAAAGTTCGACttgtaatattatattatttttctttagtTAATATGTTTATAGATAATTATTGCTgaatgcacatacgtgcccctgtttgtacttcggtacccctgaatGCACATATGTGCCTCTGTTTGTTCTTCGATACCCGTGgatgcacatacgtgcccctgtttGTTCTTCTGTACCCCTGGATGCACTAGTATGTGAACTATGTTTAATGGTATTTAGATTAAATGTTATAATATTCCTTACTAAGCTATGTAAGCTTACCAATTATTGTGGATTATTTTGTAGATAATCGTTGGTGACATTTTGGAAGGATCAAACAACCGcctcacactatccatctaagTCGGTAGTTTTTGTATCTCCTAGGgtagtggcatgtatatataGATAAATATGTGGTTTTGAAATGTTTATAGGTGTTGTTTATGTATGAGATGTGTGTTTTGTTTAGGGTATGTTTCTATTGATGGAACAAGTATACTTATATATTACTTAGATGAacactttgatgtttaatgtttagtTGTTCAATGAAGTGGTTTTAATCATGGTTCATTGCTTATTTGCTCAATGtttagtatatatatgtaatatccCTAACCCATCtccgtcgccagattagggttatagagcattaccgtaCAATCGATACATTTAGACATTATAACACTCAATAGTTTAATCACATCATaaaccattcatacacatgcatattctccCTAAATCaaaccctcgaggccctaaaaatagcttagaagcaaTTGGGGACCAATTTGTAACAATTtggaaattttaggaaaaagatgcaaaatttgcaaaacaggggtcacacggctgtgtgcctcacacgactgaaacacacgtccatgtctcaggccatgtagCCTTCGAACTAGGGACGCACAGTTGTGTCCCAACTCGTGTCCTTATCTGTGTAAGtctctgagtagggtcacacggtcgtgttacATACCTGTGTGCCAAgacatgtgttaggccgtgtaactcactgacttggaaccttaagaaatttttagatgacacacaggcatgtgcttcacatggctaagtcacacgcccttgtctcaAGCTATGTGAACCCAAATTTcacctaaaatcaagccatttcaaaaCCGTGTCATGCATGAACATTCAACTCATTCGTGCACACTTAAAAAGGGACCTAAACAACATCCAAACATACATCAAAATACCATTTCAAGATCCTAGAtcaactaaccaatatgtcattcaaaggcaccacaattatAACAGCACAACATTTACCAAAACATGTGAATATTACCAAATTCCATGCATAAAGACTTCATTCTATTATGCGCCTAAAATTCAACACAATTGATCATTTCCAAGTCAACATCTTGtaccaaaatgtcatacacaTCAATTAGCAAAAAGTGACCCAAAAGACTTACCTAATCAAGCATTATAATCTAGTTCAattacttaccaaaacatacctcAAATTGGCCATTCTCAACCATTACAAGCCTTCCAAAAGTTTATACTTTTCAATAACTAAAAATGGTTAATATGGCCTTACTTAACGAGCATTACAAGTCCATCATATAACATAAACTTTAAAGACACAAGCATACTAATTCAACCATCAATACCTTCATGCGCCATCAATACAATAAACCTAAACATGATAATATTGCCATTTCTATACATGATAACCTATCTCATATATAAACTAAAACATGTCACAAGTATTCATTTCCAAGTCGTCATCAACATGCCAAAACACTATTAACACATACACCACAATACCATCACAAagaaccctatacatgccactataaaccttaaccaaattacAAAAAAACTAGCAAATGGTCTACTGGATAGAGTGATAGATCTCTGACAAACTTCCAACCTATTGAGCTTTCGATAAAttgtaaagtaaaggaaaataactacgtaagaaATGAATGCtcagtaagctcgtataaactttaaacataatatacCATTTCAATAATTAACTTTATAAAATAAGTATAAACCTTTACCAATGCTATAAGATTAATAAAGCCTATATAAcaccatcaaactcacaagttagcatacttgttcatgatacatatgaaatcaatcgtatatatatatataaacataactTTTAATTCATCATTGTTACCAACGATTATGTTTCATTCCATTTGCTTACTTACCATTCCAAATGCTTAGTATAAGCCTAAACAACATCATCAAATCACAAGTTAGTGCACTTGTCCATATATAAATGAGTCCATCCATAACATAAGTAGATTTCCCATATAAATACATCATTTAATTTATCAATCCCATATAAAtacatcatttaattcatcaatcTTTTTATAACAACATGTTACATCTCAATTGTGAACTTATCCTTTCCTTCCCTtttcttacccgttgaaccatctagaattacattggatactcaggaaagctcacacaaagtgtgcctttacatataactgtaacatttcctttacatgaatgctcacacgagctttgaaatgggtctgctcacacgagctgtgggtcaaaCTATAAGCTACACAatgctactcacacgagctgtggagaatctgcaacaaatgcaggacctcaactgtcggtaggacattcaattccaacacccgaaacatgaaatccctaatgacatgttatttgtatcctaagaattcctaaggttcaaccaggacttaATAGCCGTCAATTCATCATAACATTGGTACatttataaaataattcaattgcactaaaatgacataaaaaaaacattcattttatataacattaaaattattatagttcatacgaacttacttgacTAAATTGCAGCAATAACTAAGTTTAGGGACTATTTGGTAATTTTTTCTTCTCCTTGATTTTCtactcgttcttgatctaaattaataatttcattcaattcattaattcTAATAGAAAAatcaattcattttatgcaattaagtctttTTTGACACTTTTACAAAATTGCTcccaatattttacttttatacaatttagttcctaagttcaaaacatgcaaattaaccatttttattcaattaatccCATTCCAGCATTTAGAATAATTAATTTagcttataataataataatgaaaatttactaaattacCCTCAAATTTTACCCTTTCTGCAATTCAGTCCCTAAACCCGAAACATGCAATTTCATTATTTCTAAATAAAATCCATGCAAACCAACTTTTACCTATTtttataacagcccatatttatcatccATTTGCAATATTTTCCCatcaattttaccattttcataaataagtccttataccttaaaatcatcaaaatttacttaataaaacatGTCTATTTAACAACTAAACTTAAcaatctatcataaaacttcaaaaacataacaaATCCATTAATGGCATAATCTACaatatttaacatttttacaaattgacCCCCGGGTTAGCTAaacctagttgcaacaatctccaaaacataaaatttataagaaatgGATAAGAAATTTACTTACATGCACCCAATTAAAGCTAGGAAGATATGGAGTTTTGGTTCAAATACAAAGAAGAGGAAGATGATGCTTATGTTTCTTTATTTTGTCTTtatcttttaataatattataacatatatttaattttaaaataaaacattctaATCATATAATTTCATATCTTTCAATCCACTAACCGGCCATTATAATAATTAAGGTCTAATTGCATTTTAAAAACCTTCATTTCATACTTTTATAACCATTTAATACAAATAATCTATACCAATCAACTTTTGtagcttttacgatttagtccattttacgtaattaactatctaaacgtccAAATTCCTTAATGAATTTTTAATATAACCTTAATAACACtccttaaatatttaataaaatatttatagcttCAGTATATAGAAACAAGATCCtgatacctcatttcctaaacccacttgactTTAAAGTTTTACCACTTTACCTAAATTATTCgatcaaataacataaattaccatatcaaaatcaaatataataCAATATTTGATTtgtaaacattaaataataatatttaaaaacttacttgtcagatttgtggctccaaaaccactgtttccaaCACCACTAAAAAATTGGTTGTTGCAATatatgtggtgcctttgaatggcatattggttggatgatatagattgattattttggtatatttaggtATGTTGGAGTAGTTCCTAGATCTATTGAATGTGTGCATAATTGGAGTAGTGGAATAGGAATGGTTTAATCTTAAAGtggtatgatttttgggtcaaatttggTGTACATGGCCTGAAGCATAGGCTGTCACACGGTCCTGTGACACGCACGACCTGACGACAcaaccgtgtgacacacacggcctggtgacacaactgtgtgtcaTTTGAGAGTTTCTTAGTgttccaagtcagtgagttacacggcctagcacacgagcgtgtggggcaactcagtgagttacacaggctaggacacaaccgtgtgtccttAGTTCAAATGTTACACGGCCTAGGGTATTTTCACACAACCTGGCCACACAACCGTATGACCCCTATTTTCCAATTTTTTACAACTTTTTCTTAAAacttctattttgtttcaaattagtcccaaaCTGCCTCaaagctatttttagggcctcaaaggctcgatttagggacgaaATGCCTATGATTAATATGTTTTAAATGTcatgtatttattttaattttatataaataaatgatttttgattgtatggtaatgctccgtaaccctaattcggtgacaaagatgggttaggggtgttccaAAACATATTTCCCCGGATAAAGCCAGTTAAGTAGAAGAAAAGAAGATCTATTCCACATGTCATGTAGTCCAGAAAGTAGGAGGTAGGAAAACTACTTTTAATAGGGTCCATCAGAGAGGTGTCATACCCTGATTGGGTTTCGAATGTTGTGATGGTGAAGAAGGCCAATGGAAAGAGGAGAATATGCATTGATTTCACCAACCTTAATAAAGCTTGCCCCAAAGACAATTTTCCTTTACCCTCGATTGATAGGTCGGTGGATGCATCCTTGGGTCATAAATTCACAAGTTTTATGGATGCATTCTTGGGTTATAACCAAATTTccctaatgacataccattacgaaagcatcTCCATTAGTGTTCGTCTaataaccttgtcataagtgtgttaccctcataggatatccatAATCTCTTTTAGATAAACCTACTCTTCCAATATGATCATATTTCATCTCGTGGTAATCATTACATACTTCTTCATGAAAagccaattactatcaaatagtaatcaagtcattcatcacaaagacaaacgacCCATGGTCatttttacttttcatctatcatgtaatgccaataagAGTATATCGTTTACCAACGTCTTGAGCTATGAATTCtgctattgtgaatgatgctacatattgcAGAAGTTGTATACCGAACACACCAACTTTCGGTTTCTTATCTATTGGAACTCAGGCTTtgacttacatcaaagtatacgagtcatgcatacatTGTCCATCGTCCACTCAAGATTAATGCATGTCACActttgaatgtcacaagtgaataattCAATAAATGGATTCATGATCTATTCTTCTTAGGTCTAGTCCAATGTACTATGAGTTCAATTagttacatctatgtctctatcttttaggaATCATCCCCTCCGATGCCTAAGACAATGCATCTCCCCAATTAGACGGGAtaaatgacatattagtctttcaattgctTTGTTCATTTCCGATTAAACCAAGCACATGTTCATGTTTCATTTACTatataagttgtctttttgtattacgatccgaccacgtaataccgcttagtattagttaaacattagacaaccagtaAGCTAATATTTGCTTTTATTTTCCTTTACATGCAAAAATCACGTGATAACAATATACAAAGTGTATTAATGTAATTCAcgaattattttaataataaatctgTTTGAAAAAAATACAAACTTATGAACGAATATACCACACTTAAAGCACTAGATCCAACAATTATTACCTCTCAATTTAATATATacatcaatttttaaaaaaaaattactataCTTGATTGCTGATAATTTCTCTAGTACCTAATTACTCCATCTAATTACTAATTAATCTTAATTTCTTTTCTCGAAATTTTTCTTTGCACTCCCTAGAATAATTCCAATTTATGGTATCGGAGTTTTAGGAACCTTATAATCCTACTCTTTGGGATGATGGCATTAAACTCTACACCACATAGATCCAACAAGGTTGAACTAGAAAACAGAGTGGTAAGCGTGCTCTTCTGCACTCACCAAAACTAATGTTTGTAGATCCCAGGTAATAGGCAAATTTGCCATAGCACATACGAAGCAATCAAACCGGAGGAATCAGAAACAAGTATTTCGATGATGAAAGACAATTAGAGGAATATCAAACAATTTCTTAATTGATAACTAAACAGATTTAAACAAAAGAACCAAGGTTAACAAGCTAATATGGATCAAAGGAAACCAACATTACCATCTTAAAGTTAAGATTATCTACACCcgtatgaatgttttgagtataCATTTGCTCCTCACCACGTTTCCCCAAAAGTCAAAGCCCAAAACTAGCCCATATATAAAATTGAATCATGGGCTATAATACAACTTAAGGCGGGGAAGCTCTTTTAAACAACCTCTCTTCCGGGATTCAATCTAATGACTAAACAAGAAAGAGGGGATTGACAATCATGGGGACAAACTAAAAGAAAAGATCATGCTTGCATTGGGATGGCTAGGCAAAGCTTGAAGAGCGACGCCATCTTTTTTGCAAGTAATCCTCTATTTCTAAACTTTGTTCATCGCTGCTTGCAGAAACTGAATCATCCTCCAAGTCGAGTAATGCAAGGTTAAGATGAGATTCGATGTTTGTCGGGTATAGTTCCTCATCAGAAACATCAACTTCTTCGGATGTCCTAACTTCTTGTTCTGCCCAATTTGCTACTTCCTGATCACCCTGTAGGAGCTTCAGGATCTGTATTCAAACAAAGATCGATAAGCAAAGAAAAGATCCAAATAAACATAATCGCAAAGAAAGCATaaggaaaaataagaaaaaggtcAGTTGAGAGTGAGCTTACAAGGCTAATTTGAGGCCGCATTAGTGGTGAGCGTCTTATGCACAGGGTAGCAGCTAAAACCATTCTTTCTATCTCATGAAATTCACAGCCACTGCCGAGCTGCGGATCTAGCAACTGAGAACTATCACAGTCCTTTAAAATTGGCTTTGCCTGGATGTTATTATCAAAGCATTACTGAATGTTAAAAACTGACACATTATTGAAACAGCATTGTACTTCTGACAGGGAGAAacagaaaaattaatttagaGGATGATCTACTCAAACATTCTTGCTTTTACAATTGTTTATCCGCAAATCTCTAACGTATGTTACCATTATGCCATTTAGTGAAGATATGCAGAACCTTTCTCCCAATTACATGTTACAAAGGCAGATAACCAATAGGCTTATATATGAACTCACCCATACAGCAAGGCTCTCCTGACCTTTCGGACAGTTATTGTCAATGGGCTTTCTACCGGTGAGGAGCTCTAGAAGGACAATGCCAAACGCATAGACATCAATTTTATCACTCATTTTTCCATGCATCAGGTATTCAGGAGCCAAATAACTGCTACAGACAAATGTTATAAAGTCTATCTAAACTGAGTGTTaaactagaaaattttcaaacaaatcaCATACCCAAAGGTTCCTGCAACATCCATGCAAGTCATATGAGATGCAGAACTTGAGACCTGACTAGCAAGTCCAAAATCTGAAAGCTGAAGAAACAGAACAGCTAGTAATGAGCCAAGCAAGCTTAACACCTAAAGGTAaattttgaactaaattgattCAACAAGCTACCTGGGGCTCAAAATCATTGGACAAAAGAACATTGGAAGATTTCACGTCTCTGTGGATCACAGGTTGTTCACAACTATTATGTAGGTAATCAAGTGCTTCAGCTAAGCCCACCGCCACCTTGTATCTCTCCTGCCAGCCAAATGCATTGCCATCCTTCTTATTTCCTAGTAACAAGTGCAGCCAGTTAGGTTCGAAGACAATGTAAACCAAAAACTGTAAATTACATCCAATTAAAAGAGTAGTAAATTGGATGATGTGCTTACCATGAAGGTTCTCTTCTAGACTTCCCCTGGAGAGGAAATCGTAAACCAAGAGCAACTTGTTTTGTTCAAAACAGAACCCAAATAAGGAAATCAGGTTTTTATGGTTTAAACTCGTAATGATCTCAATTTCCTGAACAAATTCCTTGATTGCATGCTCAGTTGGCTTAACAATTTTCACTGCCAATTCCTTGCCATCAGGAAGGCACCCTTTGTAAACATGACTGCTACCACCTCTACCAACCATATTCTCTGCAAAATCAGAAAATGAAAATCACTAATATCAACATCCAGAACAAGCCAAActcaagattttttttttttacattaacTGCTAAAATGAATAAACCTGGCATGAAGCTAGAGGTCGCGCCCAAAAGCTCTTGGTAACTAAACAATCTACAAGAAGAGGAGGATTTCTCAAGTAAACTTTGTAGCTCTTCTGGAAAATCACAAGCAGACAGAGGAAAAATAGCCTCACAGCCAACGGGCACAATTGCAGAAGTTTCTCCATCCAAATCGGAAGAACGATTCTTTTTCCGATAGTAACAGTTTTGCTTTAGATCAGGATAAACAACAGCTGAAGATTGCTGGCTTGGTAATTTTAACACCCATTGGTCCACAGATTTCTTTGCAGAAGAATTCTCCAGGTGATAACGCTTCCGTAAAAACACCCATCGTAGAAGAGACCAACCAGGCAACTTTCTAACCAGAACAGCATTATCCTTAGTTGTTCGAATAGGTACCAAACTTAGTCTATTGTCCGTACTGCCATTTCCGGATAAATCTTCTCGCAATCCGGTATTAGAATTTTCAGGTAATTTCAAGGCTGAAGCACAGGCTGCATGGTTCTTCTCCAACGTTTTATGCTTTGAAAATAAACCAGATTTATAGGAACAATTGCCATTATCTGTTCGTATACTCTTTGGCAAAGACACAAGGTGAACAAGGCTTTTATCCCGTGGAACTTTGTCTGTGCAaccaacaaatatatatataaataaataaataagcagAATTAAAACTATAACTAAAAAGAAAACAAGAAGCACAACCTTGGAATTGGTTCAAGTTTGTCTGAATTGCTTCCCTTTGGAAAACAACTTTGCCATTTCGGACAGCATAAACCGAGAAACAATTGGATAATTTTCTGGCGCAAAATTTTGCAACTGAGGCAGGTGACTGTAAAGGGTTATGGGTCTTGGAAGTTCCCAGAATTAGCTTAGTTGTTTCGAAAGACTTAGCTTCCCTCACCAGAATCCTCTTTGGGGATGGACCTCTACACACTTTTAGCTTCAAATCAACCTGAATAATTTTCCCCACTCAATATCTACGACTTTGTAAAACAAGTAGAGTAACAACATTGTTAAGTTACCTGTTTTAAGTTGCAGAAGCCTTCGTAAACTGCTAGTGTATAATCAAATGTCTTGACAAGAGAAAGAATCGACGCCGGACACTCTAGCGGAAATACCAAGGAAATAACGtcattaaaaaagaaaaacaataccAGTAGCATCAAGTGAAAAAAAGGACAAGTGTGGAGAAGAATACCAGTAGCAGCATCAAGGATGTGAAGGGCAATGATTTGATCACCTGGCTGAGCCACCTTGACAAGCGCCCATGTCAGTAATTCATTGCTGTCTGCATCAAATTTGACCCCCACCAACACCGTGCCACCTCCTCCCTCATCGCCTTTCATCTCCAAAGCAAAGCACCGCCGTTTCCTTCCTCTGCTGCGATGGTGTCTCTGCAGATaacaaaaggaaaggaaaggaaagggaaAGGGAAAGGGAAAAAGGTACAGAGGTTTTAGCTTTCGGCTACTCTAGGCTTTGGTTTTGCTTGCTATGCGCCTATAAGAGTatgtatttcttttcttttcttttcctttttctagtTAATTTTAAAATGGAATAATAATCATGATTTGATGGCTTGCACTGCACGTTGTACATCAAGGTCTGGTGTGAAAAATGGAGATGGTGTTTCGTATTTGTACgttgtaaaaataaataaaatataaaatggtAGGATCCGACAATTTACAGCCTTAaggaaaatgaaaacaaaaacaaTCATCCGACAGTAGGGAAATTACAAAGCAAAGAATCCAATGAGGGAGGGTTGGCCAATGTGCACTGCTACTTTTGTCATTTCTTCCCATCACATTggataaattttctttttaatttcttttggtctatttcttttacattgatgactaaaattaattaaattgttcATTCTACTCGAATGGATAATATCATTATGTGTTTCTTtctacaaaatatttttaaaggaaAACAATTACATAAGGGTAAGTTTTTAAAGAGTGAATAGTATTTTTAAATATATCTTACGAAATTTCGAAATGTATAAACTTTTTTAGTTTTGAAAAagcttttaataaaaaaattaattaagaaacTAAACTAATCCATCTATTGAGTCCATAAACAAatcagaaaaattttaaaatattattttaaaatataaataaattagggtAAATCATCATTTGTCGAATTTCATTCTAAACTCAAAACTAAataagaaatttttaaaatactaaaattataaaaacattaGTAAAATTGCAGTTGACTCTCATTCATCAACACCTACGCCAGTATTTACCTTTCACTGTTTGCTTTaagttttatttataaaaataaaataaaattgagttgaaaaagaaaattaatattttcaaattttcaaatgatCTAATCAAATCTATGATTAGCATGTGAAAGTAGTGTTCAAAGattatacatattttttgaaaaatgtgaacatatttaaaaaatgtgaaatttggtTATAATTGAAATCAcgtttattttagtttaattcagattttttactcaaataatataaaataaataatttaatttttttacttaaataaaataaataaataaatattgaaacAAGATAAACCCCATTATTTATCAATCTAGGCAAACTGAACAATGTCCCCACAATGTCGCCTAAGCAATCATCGGCACCTCTCTCCCCTGTTATTGATGATTGAAGCAATCgttaactttttaaaaaaattttaaggtgTTTCTTGAGCAATCGGTGGCACCAGTATTTATACCCAAAAAGTACCCCGTATTTTATACATGTAAAAcgagaaaaaatattttttattgatgTCGCCGATGTCAGCGGTACCCTAATTTTTT
This window of the Gossypium arboreum isolate Shixiya-1 chromosome 12, ASM2569848v2, whole genome shotgun sequence genome carries:
- the LOC108476760 gene encoding protein kinase STUNTED-like, with product MKGDEGGGGTVLVGVKFDADSNELLTWALVKVAQPGDQIIALHILDAATECPASILSLVKTFDYTLAVYEGFCNLKQVDLKLKVCRGPSPKRILVREAKSFETTKLILGTSKTHNPLQSPASVAKFCARKLSNCFSVYAVRNGKVVFQREAIQTNLNQFQDKVPRDKSLVHLVSLPKSIRTDNGNCSYKSGLFSKHKTLEKNHAACASALKLPENSNTGLREDLSGNGSTDNRLSLVPIRTTKDNAVLVRKLPGWSLLRWVFLRKRYHLENSSAKKSVDQWVLKLPSQQSSAVVYPDLKQNCYYRKKNRSSDLDGETSAIVPVGCEAIFPLSACDFPEELQSLLEKSSSSCRLFSYQELLGATSSFMPENMVGRGGSSHVYKGCLPDGKELAVKIVKPTEHAIKEFVQEIEIITSLNHKNLISLFGFCFEQNKLLLVYDFLSRGSLEENLHGNKKDGNAFGWQERYKVAVGLAEALDYLHNSCEQPVIHRDVKSSNVLLSNDFEPQLSDFGLASQVSSSASHMTCMDVAGTFGYLAPEYLMHGKMSDKIDVYAFGIVLLELLTGRKPIDNNCPKGQESLAVWAKPILKDCDSSQLLDPQLGSGCEFHEIERMVLAATLCIRRSPLMRPQISLILKLLQGDQEVANWAEQEVRTSEEVDVSDEELYPTNIESHLNLALLDLEDDSVSASSDEQSLEIEDYLQKRWRRSSSFA